The nucleotide sequence TCTGACCGGGGGTCAGAAGCAGCGAGAGCCTGGCGTAGTTCAGCGTAGGTGAGGTGGCGCTCTTTCTTGTGGAGGGTTTTCTTGCCGAAGCTGGCGGCAGCATCTACGATGAGATCGTATTGTTTGAATTGCACAGTCTGAGCACTTTTCATTTCCTTGTCTATTCTGAACAGGTTGCCTCGAAAGAGTCTGAAATTGAATTCTTCACGAGCCTCGTTGTAAACGAGAAACCCTTCCTCGGCGATGATTGTGCTCTTCATCCTGCGGTCTCTTTCGTCAGAAACGAAAACCCCGTAAAGTCTCTTGCCGTCTGCCGACAGGTGGTCGACAAAGAATACCAGTCCTTTCAACTGGTTGTTAAAAACTCTTTCTTTGAGGCTCAACTGGGTCCCCGACCGAGCCATGCGCAGCAATACCCTCTTGAAGGCGACATTTCCTCGCGGCAGCACGAAGAGCGCCAGAAAGAGACTAACAAGCCAGGCCACCACAGCCACCAGTGCAACTGGCGGTATCAGCTGATATAGACTGACCCCAGCCCCCTTGAGAGCGGTAATTTCATTGTCATATGACATCCTGGAGAAGGCCAGCAGAGCACCAAGCATGGTTGCCATGGGGATGGTGAAAAAAAAGAAATAGGGCAGAGAG is from Deltaproteobacteria bacterium and encodes:
- the lptF gene encoding LPS export ABC transporter permease LptF, which encodes MRRIIMRYILAEQLTIIAISLLVLTLVLFLGKSLRFLPLVFRSGAGLTGLGELLFYSLPYFFFFTIPMATMLGALLAFSRMSYDNEITALKGAGVSLYQLIPPVALVAVVAWLVSLFLALFVLPRGNVAFKRVLLRMARSGTQLSLKERVFNNQLKGLVFFVDHLSADGKRLYGVFVSDERDRRMKSTIIAEEGFLVYNEAREEFNFRLFRGNLFRIDKEMKSAQTVQFKQYDLIVDAAASFGKKTLHKKERHLTYAELRQALAASDPRSELHTKLLLEWHRRFSLPLACVVLAFVAVPLGIQSRSSSRLTGLVAGLLLFLLYYMLLSGGKALAENGLLPPVPGIWFPNVLFALLAVVLWVKTARESPLRMITAIRRLVDLLRSRLKMNSRCNLI